The Puntigrus tetrazona isolate hp1 chromosome 23, ASM1883169v1, whole genome shotgun sequence genome has a segment encoding these proteins:
- the LOC122329223 gene encoding L-rhamnose-binding lectin CSL3-like — MVAQKLSWITLLLLLCQHACFLSARRAKTSLVCEGGSAHLSCDVGYIHVVSANYGRTDHKTCSVGRPFKQLSNNHCFEETSRRTMTVRCNGKKRCSVFAVNSVFSDPCPWTYKYLQVSYECHPQRHSIACEGTRSVIGCEKGVISVHHANYGRRDLGICLIDLCVERPLVMSMRQIRCSLTHVTMSIMLVFLCQYALGLIKVIKANYGRTDRTTCASGKPAHQTSNIRCVRGSYLRTMSTRCDGRKSCSVPAVNSVFSDPCVGTFKYLEVHYVCVRKDALRINQISASDSVLPDPVTASI; from the exons CATGTTTCCTCTCTGCAAGAAGAGCAAAAACATCCCTGGTTTGTGAAGGAGGGTCTGCACACCTCAGCTGTG ATGTGGGATACATACATGTCGTTTCTGCTAACTATGGGCGGACTGATCACAAAACGTGCTCTGTTGGAAGACCATTTAAGCAGCTCTCAAATAATCACTGCTTTGAAGAAACATCTCGCCGTACGATGACTGTTAG gtgtaatggaaaaaaaagatgttccGTTTTTGCAGTTAACTCTGTTTTCTCTGATCCTTGTCCTTGGACTTATAAATACTTGCAAGTGTCTTATGAGTGTCACCCACAGA GACACAGCATAGCTTGTGAAGGTACCAGAAGTGTCATTGGCTGTG agaAGGGTGTTATTTCTGTTCATCATGCCAATTATGGACGACGGGATCTTGGAATCTGCCTAATAGATTT GTGCGTGGAAAGACCTCTTGTCATGTCGATGCGTCAAATTCGGTGTTCTCTGACCCATGTCACCATGTCTATAA TGCTGGTCTTCCTGTGTCAGTATG CTTTGGGATTGATAAAGGTGATTAAAGCCAACTACGGGCGGACTGATCGCACAACATGCGCAAGTGGGAAACCAGCTCATCAGACCTCAAACATACGCTGCGTTCGAGGATCATACCTCCGTACAATGTCCACTCG GTGTGATGGAAGAAAGAGCTGTTCTGTTCCAGCAGTGAACTCAGTTTTCTCTGATCCTTGTGTTGGCACTTTTAAATACCTGGAGGTGCATTACGTCTGTGTCAGaaaag ATGCATTGCGAATAAACCAAATAAGTGCATCAGATTCTGTACTCCCTGATCCCGTCACGGCGTCTATATAG